The genomic DNA tttttattactttattatagtcttataattattactattatcataattattattatcattattattactattattattgttgttgttattatcattattatcattattattagcaatgctattattattattattattatcattatcattattattattattattattatcattatttttattatcattattattattatcattattattattattattatcatcattatcattattactgttatcattattattattattgtcaatgtttttattactttattatagtcttataattattactattatcataattattattatcattattattactattattattgttgttgttattatcattattattattattatcattatttttatcattatttgtgtcattattattattattattattattattattactatattattattattactaatgttgctattattattattatcaatcagtatcattattacccttgtcatcagtattaccaaaatcattgttattatcagcatttttatgtatatatgcatacatatatatgtatatatatgtatatatatatatatacatttatatgaattaatgatatacatatatatgaatatgtataatatacatttatatacatatgtatgtatatgtgtatgtatacatatgtatgtatatgtgtatgtatacatatgtatatatatgtacgtatatgtatatatatatgcatatatgtgattataattatataagtgaaaagttatatatatacatttagacatatatatacatatatctatgtatatgtatatattcatatatttaaacatgtgcatatatgtatgtgtttatatagaaatatctatatacatatatatatatgcatgtatgtatatactttatatatacatatatacttatatatatatatatatacatatatgtgtgtgtatggatatgaataaatatatatatatgtgtgtgtgtgtgtgtgtgtgtgcgtgtgtgtgtgtgtgtttgtatatatatatatatatatatatatatatctgtgagtgtgtgtgtgtctgtgtgtgttacttTTCATCTGAAAGAcacgaataaaagagaaaaggaaaatatctctatatatagcaCTGCATTAACCTTTACGACCTCTTATGCTTAAATAATTTGCGCTCATTACACCCATAACTTTAAGCTGAAGACTGTTGCACAAAAAAGGATAGAAGTGCCTGTCACAGTGGGCTCTCGACCTTCACTGATATCACGAGGGGTGTATATAAGCTCAGATTCCCCTTGCAGTGTGTGCATAGACTGTCCTTCCCTTTGCTCGGAGCTGAGTCTCTCTCGCGTGCAAAACCCTGAACATGAAGCTGGTAAGTTTGTGACGTTTCAGCTTACGAATCTTTTGGCTGAGATATTTGCGTGCTGTTGAATGGTTTGCATGTGATGTGATTTGCATGTgatgttttatgttattgttggttTATGTATTTGATTACAATGAGTTTTGGGTATTGTACAGAAGGAAAAGGGATATTGGTTATGTGAAGAATGAGCTgataattaatactaatactaatgctactcgTATAAAGAACTAAAAGTTTAAATACTCGATGAAATGTGTTTCTGGAGTTGATAAGCTTTCTGTAAAGGTTTATGCTATGTTATTGGATAACATAGCATAACATTGTGGATATAGTTTTATGCAATTTGATTTCCCTTAACCCAAATGTCAGAAATTTCAAGATTTATAAAGTGCGAATTTAATCTATTTACTTAAATTGCTTTAAAATGCATATTCAACGGATTTTTAGGATCTCGATGTACGATACTAATCTAGACTCTGTAATAATCTTAAGTGTATATGTTTCGGTTATCTGGTcaatatgtggatatgtattagtacgaaaaagggagagacaaaaatgtTTCATActatatgttattttttccttcttttttgtgcAATCAATAATCAACATTCAAAACGTATTCACAATTATTTCTTTGGCTTTTGCAGTTGTCGACAGTTCTGGCCCTGTTTGTGGTCCTGGCAGGCTTGGTGACCCTGAGCAGTGCCACGCCTGAGCCTGACCCTTTGGCTAACCCTAACCCCGTGGCTGACCCCGATCCCTTCAAATTCAAAGGCGGCGGGGGATTCCGAAGGGGACATGGAGGTTTCAGGGGGGGGCACGGAGGCCACGGAGGTTTCAGGCGGGGCTTCGGAGGTTTTGGAGGTTTCGGCAAGAAGAAGAAGTTCGGCTAAAGCCTCTGTTGACAGATAATCTTGCTTTCCATTCAGACGACAATAAAGTCTTCAATTTATATCGACTGTATCTTTGGTCCCGAAAAAATGAATCATACAAATTAAAGGATGTAATTAATTCTCCTTAAGTTAGACTAGCATACGCACATATGTGCTGGACATACAAGCAAATACTTTATATCACGCGTGcgaacatatacaatatatttactaCGCGCATGCCAgcagacaacaaacacacacgcgtccTTACATACGTGTCCTTGGGTGCAGCTTTATAAAACAAAGTAATTATACTTCTCGGTTGCAAACAGGGCATACACGAAGAGACGCAGGGAAATCAACAATGCGGAAATAAACAAATCGACCAATGCAAAGGAGAGGATGTGAGTAATATCTTTGTTTCCCATTGCTTGCTCTCAAGGACGTAAGCTGACCCTCCCAAGGACCTCGAGTTCTCAAGTACTCAAGTCTCCAGCGGGATCTGATGATTtgctttgctgttttttttatagtGTCGAAGGACATTTTGCTGCTTTTGGTAGATTGGATATTGATTTAAAATCAATGTTAAGAACGATTGGTGCGGTACGGAAACCTAGTGCCGTgcctaaatacacaaacacatacatccacacaaacgcacacacgtgcgcacacacacactacgcgaacagaatatatatgcgtacatttcactgaaaaaaaaaaaaaaaaaaaaaaagatcagcgtGAAAGGCAagcataacaaaaacatcaaaatatCTTAAAACGAAAGCGTTACAGAATATATTCATGTCAATAAATCAAGTAAGCTTGAATAATAACATCGCACATGAATAGCTCATTAACACCCAAGTGATCGTCCGTAATTTGATATCAGTTAACAGCGTGATACCTTCCGCATCAGATTAATCTTCTTCGTATTAAATAACCAATTacttaaataaaatagaaattataataattttcatcacgaGCAAATTTCTGCCCCACTTCatgtataaaagaagaaatatttagCCATAACCTCTTATAATaaacgttttctctctccttctctttactcaCAAACAATTGTTTATGCCCTTTCATACACAAAATCAAAAGATTATAATTTTACAGTGTCATTAAGATTTTTAGTTATTTGCACTcatttcgatagatagataactatagagAGATAACTGGtaagatgaatacatacatacataggctgaGACAGGCAGGAGCACGGATTTATGTGCATACAATATGcaaatgtttattgtatatacTGCCATTAAGATACATATCCATGCACATATGAATGTACTTTACATAAGAGTACTATAAAAGTTTACCGACAAaatatgtaaaagagagagaaagagagcgtgagtTACTCTTAGAAGATAATTCGCCAAGTTGCATAAGAGCGGAAATGAGGATTATTGGCTCATCATGCTCATGTAATTGTTAATAATTAGTCTGTAGTGTTTTCCACGAACGTGCAACGCAATGCGTTTTATGTAtataagattgtgtgtgtgtgtgtgtgtgtgtgtgtgtgtgtgtgtgtattatatatatatacatatatttatatttatatacatatatttacatacatatacatatatctatatatacaaatatttacatttatatacatatatttatatatacacatatatttatatatgtatatatttataaaaacatatatctatatacatacatatatttatatatatacatatatataacattatatatatgtatatatatatatttatatatatgcatacatttatatatatacatatacatatctctctatacatatacatatatttatatatatatatttatatatatacacatatatattgtatatgtgtgcatatgcgtatatatatatatacatatatacatatatacatacacttacatacaagtagcctagatagtgtgcttgctgccactgctggctagcctagagcgaaaaagggagcagctctgtatAAGCCTcgccctgccagttcacagcctctcgatcatcgagacttctgcagtgcctcctcgtggctacCCATGGAAACTTGGGGTCCTAgactaaactgtgggggatctcggagcagcaggaggccctagaggTATGGAGCCAGTAgctgaggtaacaccggttgatgggcatattatggcactgagactgaagtaTGCTTTTGGTTTCGTTCTCTTATTGCTATGTACACTCATATTGATGTCTGctaactcgatgtgaaagaagtgtTATATGtcaaactcacatccatggcagacCATTCTCCTCGGCAACTTCAATACGGTATCCAGCAATGATTGAGCTGGGTGTGAGATGtttgtcggtccccatggcttgggagctgatccaagcagcaagaacagcctccttctctgggactttgctaggacccaaagattgaggatttctggttctTGGTATCAGCACTCTAACCCGCATGGCTGGACAAtgtggacatggtatagcaatatgggtactgtggccaaggagattgaccacgttcttgtcagcacttgatggaggatccttcagaattgcagagtTTACCGGAATActgttactaattattattaatattattaatcagtatcattattaacattgtcatcagtattaccaaaatcattgttattatcagcatttttatgtatatatacatacatagatttgtgtgtgtatatacatttatatgaatatgaataatatacatatatatgtgaatatgtataatatacatatatatacatatgtatgtatatgtgtatgtatacatatgtatatgtgtacatatatgtctatatatgcatatatgtgattatatttatatataagtaaatttatatatatactgacacaaacacaaacacagtaacgtgtacacaaagatgaaaggaaaacagccacagtaagaaattaaattgaatcgtaacgtttcgaactcttcacgagttcctcttcagacaatgataaaccaaaatggatcattttggtttatcattcgtctgaagaggaactcgtgaagagttcgaaacgttacgattcaatttcattttcttactgtggctgttttcctttcatcttatatatatacatttagacatatatatacatatatctatgtatatgtatatattcatatatataaacatgtacatatatgtatgtgtttatatagaaacatctatatacatatatatgtatgtatgtatgtatttactttatatatacatatatacttatatatatacatacatgtctgtgtatgaatatgaatatatatatatatatatatatatatatgtgtgtgtgtttgtgtgtgagtgtatgtgtatttgtgtgtgtgtgtgtttgtatatatatatttatgtatgtgtgtgtgtgtctgtgtgtctgtgtgtgtctgtctctgttacttTTCATCTCAATGACactaataaaagaaaaggcaaatatctatctatatagcacTGTATTTACCCCTACGACCTCTTATGCTCAAATATTTTGCGCTCATTACACCCATAACTTAAAGCTGAAGACTGTTGCACAAGAAAGGATAGAAGTACCTGTCACAGTGGGCTCGCGACCTTCACTGATATCACGAGGGGTGTATATAAGCTCAGATTCCCCTTGCAGTGTGTGCATAGATTGTCCTTGCCTTTGCTCGGAGCTGAGTCTCTCTCGCGTGCAAAACCCTGAACATGAAGCTGGTAAGTTTGTGACGTTTCAGCTTACGAATCTTTTGGCTGAGATATTTGCGTGCTGTTAAATGGTTTGCATGTGATGTGATTTGTGTGTgatgttttatgttattgttgttttatgtatttgattACAATGAGTTTTGGGTATTGTACAGAAGGAAAAGGGATGTTGGTTATATGAAGAATGAGCTgataattaatactaatactaatgctactcgTATAAAGAACTAAAAGTTTAAATACTCGATGAAATGTGTTTCTGGAGTTGATAAGCTTTCTGTAAAGGTTTATGCTATGTTATTGGATAACATAGCATAACATTGTGGATATAGTTTTATGCAATTTGATTTTCTTTAACCCAAATGTCAGAAATTTCAAGATTTCTAAAGTGCGAATTTAATCTATTTACTAAGATTGCTTTAAAATGCATATTCAAACAGATTTTTAGGATCTCGATGTACGATACTAATCTAGACTCTGTAATAATTTTAAGTGTATAAGTTTCGGTTATATGAtcaatatgtgagtatgtatgagtacgtgtgtgtgagagagggggggggagagaccaaaaaaaaatcatactatattttctcttttctttcttttttatgcaaTCAATAATCAACATTCAAAACgtattcacaattttttttttttttttttggcttttgcaGTTGTCGACATTTCTGGCCCTGTTTGTGGTCCTGGCAGGCTTGGTGACCCTGAGCAGTGCCATGCCTGAGCCTGACCCTTTGGCTAACCCTAACCCCGTGGCTGACCCCGATCCCTTCAAATTCAAAGGCGGCGGGGGATTCCGAAGGGGACATGGAGGTTTCAGGGGGGGGCACGGAGGCCACGGAGGTTTCAGGCGGGGCCACGGAGGTTTCGGAGGTTTCGGCAAGAAGAAGTTCGGCTAAAGCCTCTGTTGACAGATAATCTTGCTTTGCCTTCAGACGACAATAAAGTCTGCAATTTATATCGACTGTATCTTTGATCCAGAAAAGTAAATCATACAAATTGATGGATGAAATTAATTTTCCTTAAGTTAGACgagcatatacacattatatgctgGACATACAAGCAAATACTTTATATTACGCGTGcgaacatatacaatatatttactaCGCTCATGCCAgcagacaacaaacacacacgcgtccTTACATACGTGTCCTTGGATGCAGCTTTATAAAACAAAGTCATTATACTTCTCGGTTGCAAACAGGGCATACACGAAGAGACGCAGGGAAATCAACAATGCGGAAATAAACAAATCGACCAATGCAAAGGAGAGGATGTGAGTAATATCTTTGTTTCCCATTGCTTGCTCTCAAGGACGTAAGCTCACCCTCCCAGGGACCTCGAGTTTTCAAGTACAGTGTCTCCAGCGGGAACTGATGATTtgctttgctgttttttttttatagtgtcgAAGGACGTTTTGCTGTTTTTGGTAGATTGGATATTGATTTAAAATCAATGTTAAGAATGATTGGTGCGGTACGGAAACCTAGTGCCGTGcctcaatacacaaacacatacatccacacaaacgcacacgcgcgcacacacacacacactacgcgaacagaatatgtatacgtaaatttcacagacaaaaaaaaacaaaaaaaatcagcgTGAAAGGCAAGCATAAGGTCTATAactaacaaaaacatcaaaatatCTTAAAACGAAAGCGTTACAGAATATATTCATGTCAAGAAACCAAGTaatcttgaataataataatgcacatgCATAGCTCATTAACACCCAAGTGATCGTACATAATTTGATATCAGTTAACAGCGTGATACCTTCCGCTTTAGATTAATCTCCTTTGTATTAAATAACCAATTactcaaatgaaataaaaattacaattttCATCACGAGAAAATTTCTGCCCCACTGCatgtagaaaaatataaatatttagccATAACCTCTTATAATaaacgtttttctctctctttctcttttctcacaaGCAATTGTTTATTCCTTTTCATACACAAAATCAAAAGATTATAATTTTGCATAGCAGATATATCTTCTTATCTTATAGTGTCATTAAGATTTTGAGTTATTTGCACTTATTTCGATAGATAGATGACTATAGAGAGATAACTGGtaagatgaatacatacatacataggcagagacaggcagggaCACGGATTTATGTGCATACAATATGcaaatgtttattgtatatacTGCCATTAAGATGCATATCCATGCACATATGAATGTACTTTACATAAGAGTACTATAAAAGTTTACCGACAAaatatgtaaaagagagagaaagagagcgtgagtTACTCTTAGAAGATAATTCACCAAGTTGCATAAGAGCGGAAATGAGGATTATTGCCTCATCATGTTCATGTAACTGTTAATAGTTACTCTGTAGTGTCTTCCACGAACGCGCAACGCAATGcgttttatgtatataagtgtgtgtgtgtgtgtgtgtgtgtgtgtgtgtgtgtgtgtgtgtgtgtgtgtgtgtgagtgtgagtgtgtgcatattatatacatatatttatatacatatacatatatttatatttatatacatatatttatatttatatacatatatttatatatacatatattcatatttatatacaaatatttatatatacatatatttatattttatacatataattatatatacacatatatttatataaacatatatttagatacatatacatatatttatatttatatacatatatttatatatacatatattcatatttatatacaaatatttatatatacatatatttatattttatacatatatttatatatacacatatatttatataaatatatatttttttatatatacatatatctatatatacatatatctatctatctatctctctctctctctctctctatatatatatatatatatatatatatatataatcaaccaagtatgaggcctgtgggacaaagccctagggaaccccgtccttgtcagcacttgatggaggatccttcagaattgcagagtTTACCGGAGTAATGAGTCCTGtgacactgaccataggctggtagtggctaccctactggTCCATTTCATAACTCCTTGTCCTTCCAGTGGCCACCCAAGGGTGACtcactgagggagagggagtgtgcccgtgggttctCCATgccagtctctgatcgattcactgAACTTGAAAatctgacggacccagttgcccTGTGAGAATCCTTCAAACGCAAAACACTCTAAACTGCACAGGAGTCCATTGTCGTACGCCCAAGGGCACGGCAGAATTTCATcttcctggagacattggaggccactgtaGCATGTctcatggctcagctgaatggcaatccaAGTGGTATCTCAATACCTGTGTCGGACCCATCCATCGGCAAGGAACTTATCACTATCCCAACTGAGGTTAGTGATATCTAATGTGTGGGAAAGCCCCAGGCATATgcgggggtgaacctatggcacggggcttgcatacagtcttgtatgacctgttgaggggcgtggtcatccctctctagaaggggaaagggattttttgggactatagcaactactgtggcattacactgctcagtataccaggcaagtttttcgcccacattcttctgaaacggatccacgaCCACCTACAAAAGGCAACAGAGactagagcagtctggattcactcctggcaagtccacaatagaccttcgtgagttcggtcgtgtgTTGCTTGAAACCTACATTAATCTCAAGAAGGTCAGTGCATTGAGAAGCGCCAtgagagattctgagacttagggaaaTTCCGACTAATGGCAAGCCTATATGCCGGTACTGCAATACTGTAAAgggtggtgggggcctgttgaatttcttccctgttaattcaagggtgaggcaaggctgtttcCTTGTACCAGcacttttcaacacctacatagactggataatgggtagagctgCTATTTGAAGTCATCGGAAATCACTGGTGGTGActattgatgcatttagcaatgaggcaaagcccttgggcctagaggtttcctggaccatGACCAAGGTTCAGGACTTTGGGGGACTGTTAGCGGAACACGTTCaatcgatccatgcttgcagcgaggacgttgaagtcacagagagctttgcagaCCTTGATAGCATAGTCCAATCTCTAGGCTATCAGACCCAGatgtcagtagacagattggtctggcagcaggagccatgaactcgatcaactaGAGCATTTAGAGATTTCATAAcctatgcaaaaggaccaagctacgtgtcttcaaggctttgatgctgccagttttgccttatggaagcaaaacctggatggGTATTTAGTGCCTTAGAGTCTCTTCTTAATACCGTTTTTAACAAGTCTCTtggccagatcatggggtacagttggcaggaccatatgtccaaccgacggctactcCATGAGACTGGCATGGACATGTTACATACATAATCCGGGAaagccaactcaggctatatgggcacctcgctcatttccctgtggatgaccctgcccatcaggttgtctctaagcgagacaatcctggatggaggaggtCCGTGGGACAACCTaaaaggtcatggcttgggcaccTTGACCAGATCTGTCGCTGGGAGTTAAAgctgggccgagggcctgccagGAGACTCTGCATGaaggatgcggccatgcgcccccgtcggcgttagccccttgatgatgatgaaatatatatatatatatatatatatatatatatatatatacatatatatacacacatatatatatttatatatatatgcatatatatatatgcatatatatacatatatatatatatatatgcatatatatatatatacatatatatatatgcatatatatacatatatatacatatatatttatgcatatatatacatatatatatatatatatgcatatatatatatacatatatatgcatatatatacatatatatatgcatatatagatatatatatatatatatatgcatatatatatatacatatatatatacatatatgcatgtatatacatatatatatatatatgcatatatatacatatatatatgcatatatatacatatatat from Penaeus chinensis breed Huanghai No. 1 chromosome 30, ASM1920278v2, whole genome shotgun sequence includes the following:
- the LOC125041306 gene encoding H/ACA ribonucleoprotein complex subunit 1-like, with protein sequence MKLLSTFLALFVVLAGLVTLSSAMPEPDPLANPNPVADPDPFKFKGGGGFRRGHGGFRGGHGGHGGFRRGHGGFGGFGKKKFG
- the LOC125041305 gene encoding H/ACA ribonucleoprotein complex subunit 1-like, with product MKLLSTVLALFVVLAGLVTLSSATPEPDPLANPNPVADPDPFKFKGGGGFRRGHGGFRGGHGGHGGFRRGFGGFGGFGKKKKFG